A window of Melitaea cinxia chromosome 26, ilMelCinx1.1, whole genome shotgun sequence contains these coding sequences:
- the LOC123666456 gene encoding trypsin-2-like — protein MAIRIDSTYIRIGTQHRLRGLKIGIKDHIIHPLYQKEHSFDYDVMLLELFKYLRFGETVNNIAISSGEYEEDITIAGWGYAVEKGDYQDILQEVKVPLVAFEKCQKVDQPWYNNTLTSRMFCAGGKNGDACQGDSGAGAVSKGQLIGISSFGFGCGRVPGVYVNVSRPYIREWLRKYTGV, from the exons ATGGCCATAAG aataGATAGCACCTATATTCGAATCGGAACTCAACATCGTCTCAGGGGTCTGAAAATCGGAATAAAGGATCATATCATACACCCTTTGTATCAAAAAGAACATTCTTTTGATTATGATGTTATGTTACTggaattatttaagtatttaagaTTTGGAGAAACGGTGAATAATATTGCTATCAGTAGCGGAGAATATGAAGAAGATATCACTATCGCTGGTTGGGGATATGCTGTGGAGAAG GGTGACTATCAAGATATCTTGCAAGAGGTAAAAGTACCGCTAGTCGCCTTCGAAAAGTGTCAAAAGGTTGATCAACCCTGGTATAACAACACGCTGACGTCTAGAATGTTCTGCGCAGGAGGTAAAAATGGAGATGCATGCCAG GGTGACAGTGGCGCCGGTGCTGTGTCTAAAGGTCAGCTCATAGGCATATCATCGTTTGGTTTTGGATGCGGACGCGTGCCCGGGGTCTACGTCAATGTGTCTAGGCCTTATATAAGAGAGTGGTTGAGGAAATATACTGGTGTATga